A window of Candidatus Marinimicrobia bacterium CG08_land_8_20_14_0_20_45_22 contains these coding sequences:
- a CDS encoding RNA pseudouridine synthase, with protein sequence MKNQPNPSLKIIYEDNHLLVVDKPAGTLMQGDQTGDITLLEIARSYIKEKYQKPGDVFLGLVHRIDRPASGVVVFARTSKAAARLTVQFQTKQVTKIYRVLVEGKIPDSGTWKDDILRDNVTSRIVKSGKGQPAELHFRRLNYENGYSLAEVEIVTGRHHQIRVQFAHRGFPVFGDLRYGSKTKFNDGTAIALHSYLLSFNHPTKNERMTFVSEPDASWGLYINLR encoded by the coding sequence ATGAAAAATCAACCGAATCCATCGTTAAAAATCATCTATGAGGACAATCATTTGCTGGTTGTCGACAAACCGGCGGGAACTCTGATGCAGGGCGATCAAACCGGTGATATTACACTTTTGGAGATTGCCAGAAGTTACATCAAAGAGAAATATCAAAAACCCGGCGATGTTTTCCTCGGGCTCGTCCATCGCATCGACAGACCGGCGTCCGGAGTGGTCGTTTTTGCCAGAACTTCCAAAGCCGCCGCGCGCCTGACTGTGCAATTTCAGACGAAGCAAGTGACGAAAATTTACCGCGTTCTCGTCGAAGGAAAAATTCCCGACTCCGGAACATGGAAGGACGACATTCTGCGTGACAACGTGACGAGCAGAATTGTGAAAAGCGGCAAGGGGCAACCTGCGGAGTTGCATTTTCGGCGACTGAATTACGAAAACGGCTACTCACTCGCCGAGGTTGAAATTGTCACCGGGCGACATCATCAGATTCGCGTTCAGTTCGCGCATCGCGGATTTCCGGTATTCGGCGATCTTCGTTACGGTTCAAAAACCAAATTCAATGACGGTACCGCCATCGCGCTTCATTCCTATTTGTTGTCGTTCAATCATCCGACGAAAAACGAGCGAATGACGTTTGTCAGCGAGCCGGACGCCTCGTGGGGACTTTACATCAATTTGAGATGA
- a CDS encoding DNA mismatch repair protein MutS yields the protein MKEENANSIEIPIDGTLDLHTFQPREVKELLADYLSECRRRGIFQVRIIHGKGTGALRETVHHFLEKMPSEVDSYRLSDETGGGWGATVVTLKEIDL from the coding sequence TTGAAAGAGGAAAACGCCAATTCCATCGAAATTCCGATCGACGGAACGCTAGACCTACATACTTTCCAGCCGCGCGAAGTGAAAGAATTGTTGGCTGATTATCTTTCCGAATGTCGTCGGCGCGGCATTTTTCAGGTTCGGATCATTCACGGCAAAGGAACCGGCGCTCTTAGGGAAACTGTTCATCATTTTTTAGAGAAAATGCCATCGGAAGTCGATTCTTACCGACTTTCGGATGAAACAGGCGGCGGTTGGGGTGCAACGGTCGTCACTTTAAAGGAAATAGATTTGTAA
- the glmS gene encoding glutamine--fructose-6-phosphate transaminase (isomerizing), with amino-acid sequence MCGIIAYIGNRPALTILLDGLKKLEYRGYDSSGFSVITGTDMVTVKRQGRILELEKAVDSSVTDSRIGIAHTRWATHGEPNEVNAHPHLSCDRSIAIVHNGIIENYSVLKEVLMREGHKFASETDSEVIVHLIEKFYRGNLESAVAAALENVEGTYGLAVLHRLENKIVVARKGSPMVIGLGQDETIVASDAVAIVEHTKKVVYLNDNEIATVTEAECVIRKLDGSTITPEVQEIRWTAGQIEKRGFKHFMLKEIYEQPEAILNTLRGRIKDGQIKLSLSVDFGRVKRILLTACGTSWHSALIGKFYFEKYSGIPAEVDYASEFRYRQGIIDENVLVVVISQSGETADTLAALRKAKSAGAQVIGIVNAVGSTIAREVTSGIYLHAGPEIGVASTKAFVCQTMALLLLSLRFRQEKSLPVSDALIKNLTQIPAQVREILNSASQIAKIASDYLQKTNALYLGRGINFPVALEGALKLKEISYIHAEGYPAAEMKHGPIALIDENMPVIFLATNGQVFDKVLSNMQEVKARHGIILTVTDCENKLISALSNHIFYVPKTDEDLSPLLNAIPLQLLAYEIADQKGLNVDKPRNLAKSVTVE; translated from the coding sequence ATGTGTGGAATCATCGCTTACATTGGCAATCGTCCGGCATTGACGATTCTTTTAGATGGGTTGAAAAAGTTGGAGTATCGCGGTTACGACAGTTCGGGCTTTTCTGTCATTACCGGAACTGATATGGTGACGGTCAAGCGCCAAGGCAGAATTTTGGAACTGGAAAAAGCCGTTGATTCCAGCGTCACTGATAGTCGGATCGGAATTGCTCATACGCGCTGGGCGACTCACGGCGAGCCGAATGAAGTCAACGCGCATCCGCATCTTTCCTGCGACCGGTCGATTGCCATTGTTCATAACGGCATTATCGAGAATTATTCGGTTTTAAAAGAGGTGCTGATGCGGGAAGGGCACAAATTCGCATCGGAAACTGATTCGGAAGTAATTGTGCATCTGATTGAGAAATTCTATCGTGGAAATCTGGAATCTGCCGTTGCGGCGGCTCTGGAAAATGTCGAAGGAACCTATGGCCTTGCTGTTCTTCACCGTTTGGAAAATAAAATTGTCGTTGCCCGGAAAGGCTCGCCAATGGTCATCGGTTTAGGTCAGGACGAGACGATTGTGGCGTCGGACGCCGTTGCGATTGTCGAACATACTAAAAAGGTGGTCTATTTGAACGACAACGAAATCGCCACCGTCACAGAAGCGGAATGTGTCATTCGAAAATTGGACGGAAGCACGATCACGCCCGAAGTTCAGGAAATCCGATGGACGGCCGGTCAGATTGAGAAAAGAGGCTTCAAGCACTTCATGCTCAAGGAAATCTACGAGCAACCGGAAGCTATTCTGAACACGCTTCGAGGTCGGATCAAGGATGGCCAGATCAAACTTTCTTTATCAGTCGATTTCGGAAGAGTTAAACGAATTCTTCTCACTGCCTGCGGAACTAGCTGGCATTCGGCTCTTATTGGGAAATTTTACTTTGAAAAATATTCGGGCATTCCAGCGGAAGTTGATTATGCTTCCGAATTTCGCTATCGGCAAGGCATTATTGATGAGAATGTTCTCGTCGTCGTTATCTCGCAATCGGGAGAAACAGCGGACACGTTAGCGGCTCTCCGCAAGGCCAAATCCGCTGGCGCACAGGTCATCGGAATTGTGAATGCTGTCGGCTCGACGATCGCCCGCGAAGTGACTTCCGGAATTTATCTTCATGCCGGACCTGAAATCGGCGTCGCCAGCACAAAGGCGTTTGTTTGTCAGACGATGGCACTGTTGCTGTTAAGTCTCCGGTTTCGGCAGGAAAAAAGTCTGCCAGTCTCGGATGCGCTCATCAAAAATTTGACTCAAATTCCGGCGCAGGTTAGGGAAATTCTCAACAGTGCATCACAAATTGCGAAAATTGCTTCGGATTACTTGCAAAAGACAAATGCACTTTATCTCGGACGGGGCATCAATTTTCCCGTTGCACTTGAAGGAGCGTTAAAGTTAAAGGAGATTTCCTACATTCACGCCGAAGGATATCCCGCGGCAGAAATGAAACACGGGCCGATTGCGCTGATCGACGAAAATATGCCGGTTATATTTTTAGCGACAAATGGTCAAGTTTTCGATAAAGTCCTGTCGAATATGCAGGAAGTCAAGGCTCGTCACGGTATAATTCTGACTGTCACAGATTGTGAGAATAAACTGATCAGCGCTTTGTCAAACCATATTTTTTATGTTCCGAAGACAGATGAGGATTTATCGCCTTTGCTCAATGCTATACCGTTACAACTGCTGGCATACGAAATTGCCGATCAAAAAGGTTTGAATGTCGATAAGCCGCGCAATTTGGCAAAATCGGTCACGGTTGAATAA
- a CDS encoding peptidase M15: MKRFRSIIVIPTGLIILLLACLTNAQTELVELKTIIPDIELDIRYATTNNFVRQVLYPSNRCFLVREAAIALNEVQADLKTNGYKLKVYDGYRPLSVQRRMWEIFPNPNFVADPKTGSRHNRGYAVDVTLITIDGDSIDMPTPFDDFTEKASRSYQNLPESALKHRQILEDAMEAHGFTGLSSEWWHFDYQGYENKPNLDIPIDQISK, from the coding sequence ATGAAACGTTTCCGATCGATCATTGTCATTCCAACTGGACTGATCATTCTGCTTCTTGCCTGTTTGACCAACGCTCAAACCGAACTTGTAGAACTTAAGACGATCATCCCCGATATTGAATTAGACATTCGTTACGCAACGACAAATAATTTTGTCAGACAGGTTCTTTATCCGTCAAATCGCTGTTTTTTAGTTCGGGAGGCCGCAATTGCACTGAATGAAGTTCAGGCAGATTTAAAAACAAATGGCTACAAACTGAAAGTCTATGACGGATATCGTCCGCTTTCTGTTCAGCGGCGCATGTGGGAAATTTTTCCGAATCCCAACTTCGTTGCCGATCCGAAAACCGGTTCCCGCCACAACAGAGGTTATGCGGTAGATGTAACGCTAATTACTATCGATGGAGATTCTATCGATATGCCGACACCATTTGACGATTTCACCGAAAAAGCCAGTCGAAGTTACCAAAATCTTCCTGAGTCAGCGCTAAAGCACCGACAAATTCTGGAAGACGCAATGGAAGCGCATGGGTTCACCGGTTTGTCAAGCGAATGGTGGCACTTCGACTATCAAGGTTATGAAAACAAACCCAATTTAGATATTCCCATCGATCAAATTTCAAAATGA